The genomic window AAGTATTACTGGAACTGATGAACATTAAAAGATTGAATCAGAGTGGAACATTATTATTAAAATACAAAATTTTAAGTTAGTTGAATCTATGAAAACGATTCCAATAAAAACCCGTAAAATAACTTCTCCACAGGCTTTGCCTCAAGTAATTAATCGATATATATCTTCCTTCAAAGAGAAATCCATCGTCGTTGTGACTTCTAAAATTGTTTCTATTTGTGAAGGGCGTGTAATAAAGATAGGAGAAATAGATAAGAAAAAACTGATAGAACAAGAAGCAGAATATTATCTGCCATCCCACGGGAACAAGTATAATATCACACTTACTATAAAGAGAAATCTTTTAGTTCCAACCGCGGGTATTGATGAGTCAAACGGAAATGGGTACTATGTTCTTTGGCCAAAAGACCCACAAAAAACAGCCAACGAGATAAGGGAATACTTAAAGAAAAAGTTTTCATTGAAGCACGTGG from Candidatus Gracilibacteria bacterium includes these protein-coding regions:
- a CDS encoding putative folate metabolism gamma-glutamate ligase — encoded protein: MKTIPIKTRKITSPQALPQVINRYISSFKEKSIVVVTSKIVSICEGRVIKIGEIDKKKLIEQEAEYYLPSHGNKYNITLTIKRNLLVPTAGIDESNGNGYYVLWPKDPQKTANEIREYLKKKFSLKHVGIIITDSRTTPLRWGTTGIAIAHSGFSALNNYIGKPDIFGRPLHVTKANIVDALAATAVLVMGEGNEQTPLAIIEDVPFVKFQDRNPSKFELKGLQISMKDDLYAALLKGVKWLKGRK